The genomic interval CATGGAGGATATTGTCGATATTGACGCCGATGCCCTCTCCTCGGGCGATGCCACAACGCTTATTGCATCGGCTATCGCCGGGCTCAATGCGGAGGACATCGAAAGTTTCAATATTCTGAAAGACGGTTCGGCTACCTCGATTTACGGAGCGCGAGCCATGGCGGGTGTGATCGTCATCACCACCAAGCGCGGCCGTGCCGGCGTCAGCAGCATCAATTACACCGGTGAATTCACCTACCGCATGATCCCGTCCTACAAGGATTTCAACATCATGAACTCGCAGGATCAAATGTCGGTGTACATGGATATGCAGCGGAAAGGATGGCTCAACCTCGCCGAAACCGTCACCGAATCGGAATACGGTGTATTCGGTAAAATGTACCAGCTTATCTCGGCGGGGCAGTTGCAAAACGACGATGCGAGTACCGCGGCATACCTGCGTGGGGCAGAATACCGCAATACGAACTGGTTCAAGGAGTTGTTCAACAATAACATCATGCACACCCACTCGGTGAGCCTCTCGTCGGGTACCGAAAAATCGACGTACTATGCTTCACTGAGCGCCATGAGCGATCCGGGCTGGACGAAGGCCAGCAAAGTGGAACGCTACACGGCAAATATCAACGCCACCTACAACATCTTCAAGAACCTGTCGCTGAACGTGATCTCGAACGGCTCCTATCGCAAGCAGGAGGCTCCCGGAACCCTCTCGTCGGCAACCGACTACGTAACGGGCGAAGTGAAGCGTGATTTTGACATCAACCCCTATTCCTATGCCCTCAACACTTCGCGGACGCTCGACCCCAAGGAGTTCTACACGCGCAACTACGCGCCCTTCAATATCCTGCATGAGTTGGACAACAACTACATCGACCTTTCGGTCGTCGAGACCAAATTTCAGGCGGAACTGAAATGGACGCCTGTCGAAGGGCTCGATCTGAGTGCCCTGGGAGCCGTGAAGTACCAGGCTTCGACCCAGGAGCATAATATCACGGAGGCTTCAAACCAGGCGGTTGCCTACCGGACGGTTGATCCGACCACGGTCCGGGATAAGAACCCCTACCTCTACACCGACCCGGACAACCCCTATGCCGTACCGGTAACGGTTTTACCCGTCGGCGGTATCTATGAGCGGACGGATAACAAAATGCTCTCGTATGACTTCCGGGCTTCGGCCACCTACAACAAAACGTTCAACAACACACATATCATCAGCCTCTACGGCGGTATGTCGGTGAACAAAATCGACCGCCACAACACCTGGTTCCGCGGTTGGGGACTCCAGTACGACATGGGTATGGAGCCTTATTACGATTACCTCGTCTTCAAGCAGGGCATGGAAAACAGCAGCAAGTACTATACGATCGGCGACTCGTTCTACCGCGAGGTGGCGTTCTTCTTTAACGGCACTTATTCCTACAAGGGACGTTACACGATCAATGGTACATACCGCTACGAAGGGACCAACAAGATGGGCAAGAGCCGCAGGGCCCGCTGGCTGCCTACGTGGAACATTTCCGGAGCGTGGAACGTCCATGAGGAGCGTTTCTTCGACCACATCCGGCCGGCGTTGTCGCATCTTTCGCTGAAAGCCTCCTACTCGCTGACCGCAGACCGCGGTCCGTCGTACGTCACCAACTCACTGGCCGTCATCGAAGCGACGACTCCCTGGCGTCCGTTCAGCGGCGACAGTGAAACCGGACTTGAAGTCTCCAGTCTCGAAAATGCACAACTCACCTACGAGAAGAAGCACGAGTTGAATCTCGGCCTCGATGCGGGGTTTGTCAACAACCGCATCAATCTGGCTTTCGACTGGTACAAGCGTGACAATTTCGATCTGATCGGAACGGTTACGACACAAGGCATCGGCGGCGAGGTCTCCAAATACGGCAATGTCGCCGAGATGAAGTCGAACGGTGTCGAACTCAGTCTCTCGACCAAGAACATCCAGACCAAGAACTTCAGTTGGACGACCAATTTCATCTACTCGCACATTCATAACGAGGTGACCAAACTCGAAACCTCGACACGCGCGATGTCGTTAATTTCCGGTACGGGATTTACCATGGAGGGGTATCCTGCGCGTTCGCTCTTCTCGTTCCAGTTCGCGGGACTAAGCGAAACCGGTCTGCCAATGGTTGTCAATACGGAGGGTGAGGTCAGCTCCACATCATTCAACTTCCAGGACAGCAATGAAGACCATCTGAAAAAGAACCTCGTTTACTCGGGCCCTGTCGATCCGACTGATCTGGGTAGCTTTGGTAATATATTCCAGTATAAGGGCTGGCGTCTGAACGTCTTCATGACCTACTCGTTCGGCAACGTTGTCCGGCTCGATCCCGTCTTCAGCGGCTCCTATTCGGACCTCGACGCCATGCCGCGTGAGTTCAAGAACCGTTGGATGATCGCCGGCGACGAAGCGTACACGAATGTTCCCAGCATTGCATCGAAGCGCCAGCTGCAGCTGGACTCCTCCATCAAATACGGATACAGCGCCTACAACTATTCGACGGCACGCATCGCCAAGGGCGACTTTATCCGCATGAAGGAGATCTCGCTGTCGTACGACTTCCCGAAGAAACTGATTTCAAAGATTCGTCTCTCGTCGCTGTCGCTCAAACTGCAAGCCACCAACCTCTTCCTGATCTATGCAGACAAGAAACTCAACGGTCAGGACCCGGAATTCTACAACACCGGAGGCGTCGCAGCTCCCGTTCCGCGTCAGT from uncultured Alistipes sp. carries:
- a CDS encoding SusC/RagA family TonB-linked outer membrane protein gives rise to the protein MIRKLLVLLSTVFCITAASAQTQTVKGRIVDENNAPVIGATVVVKDRPTIGTSTDVKGEFVLAGVPQKGKLQISYVGYKTQDVDISTSLIKVKLEPDSQAVEAVVVTGMTKMDKRLFTGAADQLIADDVKLAGMADISRGLEGRSAGVSVQNVSGTFGTAPKIRVRGATSIYGSSKPLWVVDGVIMEDIVDIDADALSSGDATTLIASAIAGLNAEDIESFNILKDGSATSIYGARAMAGVIVITTKRGRAGVSSINYTGEFTYRMIPSYKDFNIMNSQDQMSVYMDMQRKGWLNLAETVTESEYGVFGKMYQLISAGQLQNDDASTAAYLRGAEYRNTNWFKELFNNNIMHTHSVSLSSGTEKSTYYASLSAMSDPGWTKASKVERYTANINATYNIFKNLSLNVISNGSYRKQEAPGTLSSATDYVTGEVKRDFDINPYSYALNTSRTLDPKEFYTRNYAPFNILHELDNNYIDLSVVETKFQAELKWTPVEGLDLSALGAVKYQASTQEHNITEASNQAVAYRTVDPTTVRDKNPYLYTDPDNPYAVPVTVLPVGGIYERTDNKMLSYDFRASATYNKTFNNTHIISLYGGMSVNKIDRHNTWFRGWGLQYDMGMEPYYDYLVFKQGMENSSKYYTIGDSFYREVAFFFNGTYSYKGRYTINGTYRYEGTNKMGKSRRARWLPTWNISGAWNVHEERFFDHIRPALSHLSLKASYSLTADRGPSYVTNSLAVIEATTPWRPFSGDSETGLEVSSLENAQLTYEKKHELNLGLDAGFVNNRINLAFDWYKRDNFDLIGTVTTQGIGGEVSKYGNVAEMKSNGVELSLSTKNIQTKNFSWTTNFIYSHIHNEVTKLETSTRAMSLISGTGFTMEGYPARSLFSFQFAGLSETGLPMVVNTEGEVSSTSFNFQDSNEDHLKKNLVYSGPVDPTDLGSFGNIFQYKGWRLNVFMTYSFGNVVRLDPVFSGSYSDLDAMPREFKNRWMIAGDEAYTNVPSIASKRQLQLDSSIKYGYSAYNYSTARIAKGDFIRMKEISLSYDFPKKLISKIRLSSLSLKLQATNLFLIYADKKLNGQDPEFYNTGGVAAPVPRQFTLTVRIGL